AAACTTGCCAGCCACTGCGCGGTGGTCACATGCTGGCTCGGATCGGGGAAAACCACTTTGCCCTTGTATTGCGGCTTGACCAAGTCCTCCAAAGACTTCGGCGCCTCCGCCAGTTTCATCACGCTGGTGTTGTAAACCAGGCCGATGACGCTGTTGCGATAGCTGGGGTAACCGAGAACCGGATTGATGACTTCTTTTGGAAAGGCCCGGGCCGACGGCGAGTCGTATTTGCCCAGAAAGCCGTCGGCGGCGATCAATTGCAACGTCACGTCGGTCGTTATAACCACGTCGAAATTGGCCTTGCCGGCGCGCGACTCCGTGGCGATACGGTCGGTAACTTTGTTCGATGCCGAACGCCAGTAATCGACGTCAATCCCATGGCGCTTTTTCAAAGCGGCAGCGATCAGATCCATGGTCTCGTTTTCCAACGAACCGTAAACGATCACCTTCCCGCCCTCTTTTTTGGCGGCCTCAAGCAGCTTGGCGTCCTGCGCCCAACCCAAGCTCGCCCCTAAAAACAAAGAAATGATGAACGTAAACTTAAACATCTAATCCCCTTTCTTGCGACCTTCATATGATTCTAATATCGAAAAGCACAGGCGAAGTCTATGTTTGTCACCGCGACACCCTTTTGCTACGATTTGAATTCACATGACGCCCAGCCAAGAAAAGCTCAAGAAAATCCGCGACGAGCTGCGCCAGCAATTTCTCGAACGCGCTGACCTGATCGACGGCGCGCTGGCAGCCCTCCTATCGTCGAATCATATCCTGATCATCGGTCCGCCGGGCACCGCCAAGTCGATGCTCGCCGACGAGCTGTGCCGGCGCATCGAAGGGGCGAATTATTTTCAATGGCTGCTGACCCGCTTTACCACGCCAGAAGAAATCTTCGGCGCCGTCAGCTTGAAAGCACTGGAGCAGGACGACTACCGCCGCGTCACCAGCCGCAAGCTGCCCGAGGCGCACATCGCGTTTCTGGATGAAATCTTCAAAGCCAATTCGTCGATCCTGAACGCGATCTTGACGCTGATCAACGAGCGGCTGTTTCACAACGGCAAGGAAATCGTGAAAGTGCCGCTGCTCACGCTTTTTGGTGCGAGCAATGAGCTGCCGGAAGAAGAAGAGCTAACCGCGCTCTACGATCGTTTCCTCGTTCGCTTTGTCGTCGGTTACATCAGCGAAGACTACCGTTTTCTGCGCATGCTCGAATCGCAAAAAGCGCCGGAGCGGACGATCCTGACTCTGGACGAGCTCACCGAACTGCAGGCAAGCGTGCGCGCCGTGATGATCCCGCCTCATGTTAACCGCAGCATCGCCGACATTCGGCGCGAGCTGAATAAAAAAAATATCCAAGCCTCTGACCGCCGCTACCGCCAATCGCTGGCCCTCCTCCAGGCCCATGCCTTTCTCGAAGGCGCGACTGAAGTCCAGGAAAAGAGTCTGTTCTTTTTGGAGCATGTGCTGTGGCGCGATCCTGCCGAGCACGAGCCGGTGCGCAACACCATTCGCGAACAGCTTTTGGGCTACGAAGAAGAGATCGCCGAGCTGCTCTATGAATCGCGCGAGATCCGCGATTCGGCGTTGCAACCGGGAAGGACCAGCGACGAGCGCGCCCGCGCATTGATCGAGTACCACACCAAACTTCGCAACATCATGGCCAAGGTCGATCAAATCGCCGAGCGCGCCGAGCGCATGGGCCGACCGCTCGATAAAGTGAAGTCCGTGCGCAACGAGATCGAAGAGATGCAGAAGGAGATGCTTGAACAGTTTTGAGGCGCGAGGCGCGGGATTCGGAACACGAAACAAATGGATAATGGAGAATTGATAATGAAGGAGACTCGGAGTTTTCAAACCCCCAAATTATCCATTATCAACTATCCATTATCCATTCCCTTCTATGCCGCCCAAACCGCGTAAGAAACCGCCCACGAAACGCGTCTTCGCGCCGCTGCCGAAGAACACCTTCTGGATTGAGAACGACCCCTACGATCGCCGTGTGTGGGAGCAACTCCGCGCCGACTCGCCGTCGCTGCGTGAGTTGGAAGAAAAAGGCAGCATGTTTTTGCCCCACTTCGGCTCGCTGCTGCAGGATATTTTTTCGCTCTTGTTCAAATACAACATCAACTACTTTCCAGACCAGCAAGTCCTGCCGAGCGCGCTGCTCAATCAGAAATTTCTCCGCGGCGTTCATCAAGGCGGCCAGTACCCGATGCTGCGCGAGCAAACTTTATTGAATGAGGCGCACGCCGGCCTATCGACCTTGATTCTCGGCGATCGCTTGCTCGCTCTCGTGCGCGAGCAAAAGTTTTTGAACCAGCGCGATCTGCGCGATCTCTGGGATATTCAAAAGCAAGAAGAAATCGTCGGCGAAAAGATGGAAGAGTACGACGCCGCCGACACGATCCCGGAAGACGAGTTATCGGAAGAAGGCAAAAAAGCGCTGCAAAAAGCCAAGGGAAAAATGGCCGGTGAAGTGCAAGGCGCCGAGGCGCTTTTGCGCCACAAGACCGCGCAGTTGAAAGAAGACCTAAAACAGATCGAGGGCCAGGCGAGCCAGCGTTTGCAAGCCGAAGCGATCAAAGTCGCGCAGCAGCTCGAAGACGCCACCGAAGAAGCCGAAACCTGGGGCAACACCATCGGCACGGGGCAAAAGTCACCGCCGGGACAGCAGCTGGAATTGGGTCGCCGCCTGGCCGGCAACGAGAAGCTCAAAAAACTCGCCAAGATGGTCGGGCGCATGAAATTTCACGCTCTGGCGCTGCGCAAAAAAGTCTTCGAGCGCTCCAGCGAAGAACTATTGGAAGTCGAGCAAGGCGACGCCCTGCACAGACTATTGCCGCATGAAATGCTCTCGCTGCATCATCCCGTCCTGCGCAAAGATTTCTACCGGCGCTTTTTGGACCAAGAGCTGATTCAATACTCACTGCGCGGCGTTGAGGAAAAAGGCAAAGGACCGATGGTGGTCTGCCTCGACGGCAGCTCCTCCATGTCCGGCGATAAAGAGATCTGGTCCAAAGCCGTCGCGCTCACGCTATTGGAAATCGCCCGCAAACAGCGCCGCCGCTTTCGCTCGATCTGTTTTTCGTCGGCGGAAACACCGCTGCAAGTCTTGGAGATGAACCCGCGCGACCGCTACGAGGTCGAAACCAAAACCATTATGGATTTGGCCGAGTACTTTCCTGGCGGCGGCACAGATTTTCAAAAACCGCTGGACGCGGCTTTAGAGTGCTTGCAGCAATCGCAGTTCAAAAAAGGCGACATCATTTTCATCACCGACGGGGAATGCCAGGTGAGCCCGGAATGGGCCGAGAACTTTCGCGAGCAAAAAGAAAAACTCGGCTTCTCACTATTTTCGATCCTCATCGACATGGGCCCCGCGCAGCTCGGCACGCTGAAAGAGTTCAGCGACCGTATCACGACGATCAAACAGCTCACCGGCGACGAGGCCAAAGATATCTTCGTGTCGTTTTGAGCTCGCCGGTCACGTGCGGCAGCGCAGCAGCTAAGCAGATGCTTCGCTTCGCTCAGCATGACAACCCTGCAGAGTAATGTGCCTACGCTGTGGGGTGAGAGTACAACCCCGATAACAAACAGATTATTTTCTTCGGTTTAAGGTTAGTTGTTCATTCCTTAATCACATACGCTTCCAACGCCGGCTTGTAGGACCGCGGCAGCCAATAGGGCCGGCGCATATTGCCCGGCCCCGG
This sequence is a window from Deltaproteobacteria bacterium. Protein-coding genes within it:
- a CDS encoding extracellular solute-binding protein — encoded protein: MFKFTFIISLFLGASLGWAQDAKLLEAAKKEGGKVIVYGSLENETMDLIAAALKKRHGIDVDYWRSASNKVTDRIATESRAGKANFDVVITTDVTLQLIAADGFLGKYDSPSARAFPKEVINPVLGYPSYRNSVIGLVYNTSVMKLAEAPKSLEDLVKPQYKGKVVFPDPSQHVTTAQWLASLHKILGQEKADRFIRDLAASRPLLVESLTPAGERITTGEAAIGVAFLKNVIFYGKKGVPLDYVRLGKFMGDGQSLAISAKPQHPNAARAFVDYFLGEESLKIMAGLGEFVTRKGIYPPLVDADKIELVEMLNMGRGELKEKMAEYRKMFLQ
- a CDS encoding AAA family ATPase codes for the protein MTPSQEKLKKIRDELRQQFLERADLIDGALAALLSSNHILIIGPPGTAKSMLADELCRRIEGANYFQWLLTRFTTPEEIFGAVSLKALEQDDYRRVTSRKLPEAHIAFLDEIFKANSSILNAILTLINERLFHNGKEIVKVPLLTLFGASNELPEEEELTALYDRFLVRFVVGYISEDYRFLRMLESQKAPERTILTLDELTELQASVRAVMIPPHVNRSIADIRRELNKKNIQASDRRYRQSLALLQAHAFLEGATEVQEKSLFFLEHVLWRDPAEHEPVRNTIREQLLGYEEEIAELLYESREIRDSALQPGRTSDERARALIEYHTKLRNIMAKVDQIAERAERMGRPLDKVKSVRNEIEEMQKEMLEQF
- a CDS encoding VWA domain-containing protein, which codes for MPPKPRKKPPTKRVFAPLPKNTFWIENDPYDRRVWEQLRADSPSLRELEEKGSMFLPHFGSLLQDIFSLLFKYNINYFPDQQVLPSALLNQKFLRGVHQGGQYPMLREQTLLNEAHAGLSTLILGDRLLALVREQKFLNQRDLRDLWDIQKQEEIVGEKMEEYDAADTIPEDELSEEGKKALQKAKGKMAGEVQGAEALLRHKTAQLKEDLKQIEGQASQRLQAEAIKVAQQLEDATEEAETWGNTIGTGQKSPPGQQLELGRRLAGNEKLKKLAKMVGRMKFHALALRKKVFERSSEELLEVEQGDALHRLLPHEMLSLHHPVLRKDFYRRFLDQELIQYSLRGVEEKGKGPMVVCLDGSSSMSGDKEIWSKAVALTLLEIARKQRRRFRSICFSSAETPLQVLEMNPRDRYEVETKTIMDLAEYFPGGGTDFQKPLDAALECLQQSQFKKGDIIFITDGECQVSPEWAENFREQKEKLGFSLFSILIDMGPAQLGTLKEFSDRITTIKQLTGDEAKDIFVSF